In the genome of Anabaena cylindrica PCC 7122, the window AGTGATTGCATTTCAGAACTTGGGATTTATTTACGTCACCTTAGATTTAGAAGGTTATCGCAGCGGCAAATTGAATCAGGTTTTAAATCGAGAAACTGTGAGTAATAAATCCTAACTGGAGAATTATCAATAAAGTATTGCTATTTACAGCAGATTGCAGGTAAAAGAGACTTACGTGAGCATACTTGAACCATCAGTACAAATCACTCGATAGCTTGCGTAGCATGGCCATAGGGTACAAATTTTCACCACAAAGCTATGCTAAAAAAGACTCTTACTCCTCAATCCTGCTCTAATTACCTCAATTCAGGCTTTGAGCAACCCTAAACTCTATTCGCTGTAGAGCAGCTTGCCATACATCATATCCTTCCAGTGTCAAATGCACCCCATCTGTTGTTAAGTCTGAACGTAAATTACCCTCAAAATCTGTAAACCAATTGTGGATATTCAGATAATTTGCCCCTTCCTGTTTAGCAATCAAGGCTATTTGAGCATTGAGATGACGAATACGCTTGTTAGGAATTATAGTCCGGCGAATCGGCAAAATTGATTGCACCATAATCTGACTTTTTGGGTGAGTTTGGCGTAAACTGCGAATAATCTGGCGGTGATTACGCAAAATAGAAACATCACTAGCACCTCTAAGTAAATCATTGATCCCAACCATCAAATAAATCACCTCTGGACGCGTTGTCGAGAATGCTCCCACTCTTCTCAATACACCCTCAGACCGATCTCCAGATATGCCTTGATTTAGCCATAATTTACCAGAAGGCAGCTTTTCTTTAGGAAACCACAAACTCAGAGAATCGCCCACCAATATACTCAAACGATTTGAACCCTGACCTTGGGAAATAGCCCTAGCTTCCATAACTAATAAGCTTTTCCAATCTTGATAACTGAGTTTATACTGTTTAGCTGACTTCCACGAGGATGATAAATCGTCATCATCCACGCGTGTATAAATCTGACCAGTTTTTAGTGACGCTAATCTTAGGTAGTACAGTTGACTTCCAGATAAAAAAGTTTGTTTGGTTTTTTGGGAACTGAAGTTGAGTGATGTCTTTATGGGTGTTGGCAAAATATAGTTAGTGAATTCTGCTAACAAGATGTCAAGACTGGGGGCAACTTTCTCACCTGCTTCTCCCTGCGAATTCTCAGATATGGATACAGCTTGGCTACTGAATTCTGGTAAAGATATACTTTTTTCACGTACTTGTCGCTGCGAACGCCTCGGTGTGGAAGTAGCTTGACCGCTAAATTCTGGTAAAGAAATGTCAACATTGTTGATAACTTTTCTGCTTACTTGTGACTGTGAATCTGGTGTTAAATCTTCCAGAAAAGCTGTATTCTCTGGTAATATACTCGACATCTTTGGGAGAGCCGATGTTGGTACTGTCAATCCTGTTAACAAGCTTGCTGCCAACAGATAAGGTTCCTTCATCGTTTTTTCTGTCCTTGTAAATACTCACTACTTTTCCTTATGACAGCCTGTTCTGGCTGAATTCAGGAAAATTTTACTTTCCTTTCGTTTGTATCAATATCCCCCGTGGGGATGTAATTATGTAATTTTTAGTATAAAAAATAACCAAGTATTGAATAGATTGAATTTTGATGATTATTTACAACTTAGTTAAAATTTTTTCAAAATTAGAATAACGTCATTTAAAGTGCTAAGATTTATGCGAAGTCATTAATGTTTCCTTTTATTCCGTGGCTAGAGCTAGTACCGCAATTGGTGTCAGTCCAATCATTAAAGAGATTGTGCAAAAACAGGCACATTCTACACGTCTAACCTTAAAAGAGGTTATTCTCATGGGGATGTTAGCAATTGACAAATTGGATGATCAAGGTCGTCAAGAGTTAGCAGATCAAGTCCATCAAATGCAGGTTAATGGTGATATATGAATCTGTCTTGAGGAGTCTAAATTCTAAAATCTTCAAGTGCAACAACATTGACTGCAATTGAGATGACAGTAAAACCACGACAACTCAAGCATGGACTCTCTGCTAAATCCATAGCAGCATCCCATTGAATAAACCTCTTTCAGTTCCAGAGATATCTCTCGGCATTGTTGAATCTCAGCAATATAATCCGTTGTTTTAGAACCTGCTCAGGTATCTAGAACTAGATATCCGTCAAAAGTTACAAACTGAATAAAGAACTCAAGAAAACCCAAAGGATAACTTACTGGATGGGGTTTCTTACGCCTATTTACAGGGCGTAAATAAGCACTATTTAACTCAGTGTTGGCAATTTTTAGCAAATTCGGCGAAATTGCTACCTGGTTATCCTTCAGGAGTTTTTCCAAAATTTCATGTCCAACTGGACAAATATTAGCTTTATAGCCATTTTTGAGTAAAATTTGCCTACTCTGGCTATAAGGCTTCCAAATTTTTTTGTTATCTGTTTTAAGATGTGGTTTCAATACTTGTCGGTTAGGCTCAAAAAATAAAATTACGTAGGTTAGGTTGTTCGCTTTCTTCGTTGCGAAGCTATGAAACTAGGACTTACGCATTAACAAAATCTATCAAATATTTAGATTATAAATTTTATATCTTGTAGGGTGAGCCGAACCCGATAATTTAGCACCCAACAGATTTTCTCTATCTGACGCACCACACTAACTATGCGATTTCAAAAGCCTGAAACTAGGCAGTTTCGATCATACATATCATGTGAAGTTTGTATAGTGTGTAATTCCTATATAGCCTTTCCCACTCTAGTTAGATACAAAATTACCCCTCCCCAACCCTCCCCTTGGTAAGGGGAGGGTGCGCGACAGCGCGGGTGGGGTGTATTTCATGACCTTGGGAATTCCTATATTTGTATTTTTATACAAAAAATTATAATTCTTTAGCAAATTTAATTTTTACTGGCGTATCTAAATAATAAGGGATAAAAGTTTAGCCACTTTTATCCCCAAGAATGCATATTAAATTTAAAAACTTGATTTATCTGTAAGATGCCATTTCTGCTTCCAACTGACGAACAAGATTTTCATCACCTTTTAATTTGGCTACTTCCAAGCGATGTTCTAAGGTTTTTTGAATATTCTCTCTGTGGGCTTCTTCTGTTTTTCTGGCTACTTGCACTCGATTACTACTCATAGGGATGACTCCTTTAAGTTTATGTCTATGTTTTGTATTCATAACATAGCATAAATTTTGTAGCTGTTGTTACAGAAATAAATTAAATATTGTATACTGGATAATATCACCTAGAGTACCAGAGGCTCTATAAATTTAGCCATCGGTAGTTCCTCCACTATAACGTAGAGACGAGAATCCCTAACCATGGAACGTCTTCTACAAGGTTTCTAAAAAACGCATATTTAATTTTCACCCCTGTCTTTAAAGAATAATTAAATTTATATAGCCTTTCCCACTCTAGTTAGATACAAAATTACCCCTCCCCAACCCTCCCTTGGTAAGGGGAGGGTGCGCGACAGCGCGGGTGGGGTGTATTTCATGAGCTTGGGAATTGCTATATTTTTCTAAAATTATCTGGTGAATAAACAATAGGAATTTTTAATTGGACTTCTGTACCTTCTCCAGAAGTAGAACTACAGCTTATTTGACCATGATGTTCTTCAACAATAATTTTGTAGCTAATGGATAATCCTAAACCAGTACCTTGTCCTACTGGCTTAGTTGTAAAAAATGGGTCAAAAATTCTCTGTTGATTTTCTAGTGGTATCCCAATTCCATTATCAGCAATGCAAATTAAGACATAATTATTTTTGATAAATTTAGTAGTAATGGATATTTTAGGATTTATGTGTGATGGGGTTATTTCCAAAAAATCAATAGCATTGGAAATAATATTTAATAGAACCTGATTAATTTTGGCAGTATAACATTCTATTAATGGTAGCAATTTATCATATTCTTTGATAATTTCTATATTGGGTTGATTTAATTTATAACTCAATCTGTTTTGAAGAATAATTAGAATATTATCAATGCTCTCATGTATATCAATTTTCTTAAGTTCAGCTTCATTTAAGCGAGAAAAACTTCTTAAAGAAAGTACAATTTGTTGAATACGGATTGTACCATTTTTCATTGATTTTAGTAGTTCTGGTAAATCTGATTGCAGAAAATCTAGATCAATGAGTTGGATAAATTCATCTATTTCTGGTATTGGTTCTAAGTAATATTTCTGGTAAAGTTCTATCAATTCTAATAGTTCTGAAATATATTTATGAGCGTGATTAATATTAGGTGAAATAAAATTAATAGGATTATTAATTTCATGAGCTATTCCCGCAACCAGTTGTCCCAAACTGGACATTTTTTCTTTTTGGATAAGTTGAAGTTGGGTTGTTTCTAATTGCTTTAAAGTTTCTGCCATTTGAGTATCGCTGTCTGTTAGTTTTTTTAAACTCTGTGAAAGCAAGATAAAGAAATTAGTTAATGCCATTACTAACCCAGTAATCTGAATAATCTGTAACCTATGCGCTCTTTGATTAGCTATATTTTGATATTCTGTAGTTAGATCATTCATTAAATTTAATAATTTGATATTATTTTCACTAGAATAAATTACAGCTTCTGTTAATACGGGGGGTGAAATTTGCGTTCCAGATAAAATTATAGGGGTTATTTTTACTCTATACATATTCCAGATTGCTTGGGCTTGAGTAACTAGTTCTTTAGATTTTTCTTCTTCTAGTTTTTTAATAAAAACAGGTTTTTCATCACTACCAGTGACAATTTTCCCTGAAGAAAATCCAGTTAAAGTTTCATCAAATTTATTAAAGGCTTTTATTAATTCTTCTTTTGTGGCTGCGGTGGGAAGGTTTAATGTTTGTGCAACCTGCAATTGTAATAGAGTTTTGGCAATTCTCTGTGATAACATTCTCTGACGACCTGCCAAATTAATAATTACAGCATCTTCTTGTAGTTGGGAAGATATAATGAAATTAGGTATAAGAACACCTATGTCGAAGCTCAAAAATAAAGTAGAAGAAAGTAAAATAATACGATATTTACTTAGCCACAGATTGTACTGGGGCAAATATTGATTGAATTTTTTCATCATTGTTTGTATATGATTATCATCATGATTTGTAGATGATTCAGTTACGCTTCAGATTGACAATTTTTCTGCACAAAAAAATAAAGCTGTTGCTTTATTACTTTACATATTTTTTATATTTTTTTTGGGTACTAGTAAAAAATAATAGCAGATTCTTAGTCAAAAATACTGGAGTATGTTTTATTTTAACAATCTTTTAATTTTTTAACGTGATGATTGTGATGGACGATTTTATAGCCCAGATTCCACAGGTATTAAAGCAATTTTAATAATTATTAATTTGAGAAACATCAATCATTGAAAGATTTTCTCGTAATTATTTCAAATCTTTAAAAAAAATTAATGCTTCACTTCTGCAAAATGTGGGGTACAGAATATTTGATGGTGGTTGGGTTGATGAGATTTTGGTAAATCTGCATAAATCATATAGAATGGCTATAGAAGCTTATTAACAATATCATCTATTATGTAATATGACTACACAAACAATGTCTGCACCAGAAGTATATCAAGGCCAGTTTGGCAATTTTACAATTACAAAGAGCGATCGCACAAGTGTGATCATCTATCGTACAGGTTTAATGGTCGCTGCTGTGAGTTTTGCGATCGGTAGCGGGTTAGTTTTATTCTCTCCTCAACCTGTGGCAATTCCAGCAATTACCCCACTCTACACCTGTTTTAGTCTTGCACTGGGTGTCAGTTTGCTAACCATCCATATTTATATGGCATCTCTGCACCGCATTTTACAGCTTTTCTGGATAATTGGCAGCATTTCCGCATTTCTTTTTGGACATTTTGATAGCCAACCTTTTGCGATTACTGTTTATAACGAACCTCTGACTTTATTCGGAGTTGGTTTTACTTTTGCAGCATTAACAGGGATCTTTTTCAAAGAAGGTTTTTGCTTCAATCGTTTAGAAACTAAAATTTTAACACCCCTTGTACCTCTACTTTTATTAGGACATTTAACAGGAATTTTATCAACTCAAGCAGAACAGATTTTATTAGGAATTTGGGCAATTTGCTTTCTAGTATTTGCATTGCGAAAAACAGTACAGGCTATTCCCGCAGATATTGGGGATAAATCTGTATTTGATTATTTGAAAAATCAACGATTAGCAAAAGTTTAACTGTCTTTTCACGGTTTTATTTGTATTT includes:
- a CDS encoding SGNH/GDSL hydrolase family protein → MKEPYLLAASLLTGLTVPTSALPKMSSILPENTAFLEDLTPDSQSQVSRKVINNVDISLPEFSGQATSTPRRSQRQVREKSISLPEFSSQAVSISENSQGEAGEKVAPSLDILLAEFTNYILPTPIKTSLNFSSQKTKQTFLSGSQLYYLRLASLKTGQIYTRVDDDDLSSSWKSAKQYKLSYQDWKSLLVMEARAISQGQGSNRLSILVGDSLSLWFPKEKLPSGKLWLNQGISGDRSEGVLRRVGAFSTTRPEVIYLMVGINDLLRGASDVSILRNHRQIIRSLRQTHPKSQIMVQSILPIRRTIIPNKRIRHLNAQIALIAKQEGANYLNIHNWFTDFEGNLRSDLTTDGVHLTLEGYDVWQAALQRIEFRVAQSLN
- a CDS encoding site-specific DNA-methyltransferase; this encodes MKPHLKTDNKKIWKPYSQSRQILLKNGYKANICPVGHEILEKLLKDNQVAISPNLLKIANTELNSAYLRPVNRRKKPHPVSYPLGFLEFFIQFVTFDGYLVLDT
- a CDS encoding ATP-binding protein, whose product is MMKKFNQYLPQYNLWLSKYRIILLSSTLFLSFDIGVLIPNFIISSQLQEDAVIINLAGRQRMLSQRIAKTLLQLQVAQTLNLPTAATKEELIKAFNKFDETLTGFSSGKIVTGSDEKPVFIKKLEEEKSKELVTQAQAIWNMYRVKITPIILSGTQISPPVLTEAVIYSSENNIKLLNLMNDLTTEYQNIANQRAHRLQIIQITGLVMALTNFFILLSQSLKKLTDSDTQMAETLKQLETTQLQLIQKEKMSSLGQLVAGIAHEINNPINFISPNINHAHKYISELLELIELYQKYYLEPIPEIDEFIQLIDLDFLQSDLPELLKSMKNGTIRIQQIVLSLRSFSRLNEAELKKIDIHESIDNILIILQNRLSYKLNQPNIEIIKEYDKLLPLIECYTAKINQVLLNIISNAIDFLEITPSHINPKISITTKFIKNNYVLICIADNGIGIPLENQQRIFDPFFTTKPVGQGTGLGLSISYKIIVEEHHGQISCSSTSGEGTEVQLKIPIVYSPDNFRKI
- a CDS encoding DUF2301 domain-containing membrane protein; translated protein: MTTQTMSAPEVYQGQFGNFTITKSDRTSVIIYRTGLMVAAVSFAIGSGLVLFSPQPVAIPAITPLYTCFSLALGVSLLTIHIYMASLHRILQLFWIIGSISAFLFGHFDSQPFAITVYNEPLTLFGVGFTFAALTGIFFKEGFCFNRLETKILTPLVPLLLLGHLTGILSTQAEQILLGIWAICFLVFALRKTVQAIPADIGDKSVFDYLKNQRLAKV